The Papio anubis isolate 15944 chromosome 1, Panubis1.0, whole genome shotgun sequence genome window below encodes:
- the CFHR5 gene encoding complement factor H-related protein 5 — translation MLLLFSVILISWVTTFGGEATLCDFPKIRHGFLYDEENYKPFAQVPIGEVFYYSCEYNFVSPSKSFWTRITCTEEGWSPTPKCLRMCSFPFVKNGHSESSGQIHLEGDTVQIVCNAGYSLQNKEKSISCVERGWSAPPKCSFTKEECHVPILEANVDAKPEKESYKVGDVLKFSCRKNLKRVGPDSVQCYQFGWSPNFPTCKERVQSCGPPPQLSNGEVKEIRKEEYGHNEVVEYYCNRNFIIKGPKKIQCVDGKWTTLPTCVEQVKTCGYIPELQYGYVQQSVPPYQHGVSVEVNCRNEYTMIGNNEITCIDGLWTELPMCVATHQLKRCKISGVNIKTLFRSSGNEFNHNARIRYRCLDIPGYRYSVCINGKWNPELDCTGQKEQFCPPPPQIPNAQNMTTTVNYQDGEKVAVLCKENYLLPEAKEIVCKNGRWQSLPHCVESTAYCGPPPSINNGDITSFPLSVYPPWSTVTYRCQSFYELQGSATVTCRNKQWSEPPRCLDPCVISEENMNKNNIQLRWRNNEKLYVKTGDTVEFQCKFLYKAKISSPSFRAICQEGKFEYPICERSELNFPE, via the exons CTTTTGGGGGAGAAG CAACACTTTGTGATTTTCCAAAAATACGCCATGGATTTCTGTatgatgaagaaaattataagccATTTGCCCAAGTTCCTATAGGGGAAGTTTTCTATTACTCCTGTGAATATAATTTTGTGTCTCCGTCAAAATCCTTTTGGACTCGCATAACATGCACGGAAGAAGGATGGTCACCAACACCAAAGTGTCTCA GAATGTGTTCCTTTCCTTTTGTGAAAAATGGTCATTCTGAATCTTCAGGACAAATACATCTGGAAGGTGATACTGTACAAATTGTTTGCAACGCAGGATACAGCCTTCAAAACAAGGAGAAAAGCATTTCATGTGTAGAACGGGGCTGGTCTGCTCCTCCCAAATGCAGCTTCACTA aagaagaaTGTCATGTTCCAATTTTAGAAGCAAATGTAGATGCTAAGCcagaaaaagaaagctacaaaGTTGGAGATGTGTTGAAATTCTCCTgcagaaaaaatcttaaaagagttGGACCAGATTCAGTTCAATGTTACCAATTTGGGTGGTCACCCAACTTTCCGACATGTAAAG AACGAGTACAGTCGTGTGGTCCACCTCCTCAGCTCTCCAATGGTGAAGTTAAGGAGATAAGAAAAGAGGAATATGGACACAATGAAGTAGTAGAATATTATTGCAATcgtaattttataataaaaggacCTAAGAAAATACAATGTGTGGATGGAAAATGGACAACTTTACCCACTTGCGTtg aGCAAGTGAAAACATGTGGATATATACCTGAACTTCAGTATGGTTATGTTCAGCAGTCTGTCCCTCCCTATCAACATGGAGTTTCAGTGGAGGTGAATTGCAGAAATGAATATACAATGATTGGAAATAACGAGATTACCTGCATTGATGGACTATGGACAGAGCTTCCTATGTGTGTTG CAACACACCAACTTAAGAGGTGCAAAATATCAGGAGTTAATATAAAAACGTTATTCAGGTCATCTGGGAATGAATTTAATCATAATGCTAGAATACGTTACAGATGTTTAGACATCCCTGGATACAGGTACTCAGTCTGCATAAACGGGAAATGGAATCCTGAACTAGACTGCACAG GACAAAAGGAACAATTCTGCCCACCGCCACCTCAGATACCTAATGCTCAGAATATGACAACCACAGTGAATTATCAGGATGGAGAAAAAGTAGCTGTTCTCTGTAAAGAAAACTATCTACTTCCAGAAGCAAAAGAAATTGTATGTAAAAATGGACGATGGCAATCATTACCACACTGTGTTG AGTCTACAGCATATTGTGGGCCCCCTCCATCTATAAACAATGGAGATATCACCTCATTCCCGTTATCAGTGTATCCTCCATGGTCAACAGTGACGTACCGTTGCCAGTCCTTCTATGAACTCCAGGGCTCTGCAACTGTAACATGCAGAAACAAACAGTGGTCAGAACCACCAAGATGCCTAG ATCCATGTGTGATATCtgaagaaaacatgaacaaaaataaCATACAGTTAAGATGgagaaacaatgaaaaacttTATGTAAAAACAGGGGATACTGTTGAATTTCAGTGTAAATTCCTATATAAAGCGAAgatatcatcaccatcatttcgAGCAATCTGTCAAGAAGGGAAATTTGAATATCCCATATGTGAAAGAAGCGAGCTTAATTTTCCTGAATAA